The following proteins are encoded in a genomic region of Thunnus maccoyii chromosome 8, fThuMac1.1, whole genome shotgun sequence:
- the npy7r gene encoding neuropeptide Y receptor Y7, giving the protein MSPPDTSNNTGEGEAAETDAWNLLNDSMGLHPPGFHTDITKHLGVQITLITAYSLIILLGLLGNALVIYMIIRYRNMRTVTNFFIANLALADLLVDTLCLPFTLVYTLLDEWKFGAVLCHMVPFAQALSVHVSILTMTVIALERYRCIVFHLGRRLTWHSSFLIMAFTWTMSAVLAAPLAIFREYRHEEIPSINLRIAVCSEKWPHGTSRDGVIYSLSMLLLQYIIPLAIISYAYICIWVKLKNHISPSSRSDSINRRKKTTKMLALVVVVFAICWLPFHVFQLASDLDLVLRFKEYKLIYTVFHIVAMCSTFTNPLLYGWMNKNYRNGFLMVFRCEDKPDSFHPEGSFRTRSIRRLTLNGRNGGHPPTAV; this is encoded by the coding sequence ATGAGCCCACCAGACACATCCAACAACACAGGAGAAGGTGAGGCTGCTGAAACTGATGCCTGGAATCTGCTTAATGACAGCATGGGCTTACACCCACCTGGTTTCCACACGGACATCACCAAGCACCTTGGCGTCCAGATCACCCTGATTACAGCCTACTCCTTAATCATCCTGCTGGGGCTGCTGGGGAACGCTCTTGTCATTTATATGATCATCCGCTACAGAAACATGCGAACAGTGACCAACTTCTTCATAGCTAACTTGGCCCTTGCAGACCTCCTGGTAGACACTCTGTGCTTGCCCTTCACTCTGGTCTACACGCTGCTAGATGAGTGGAAGTTTGGGGCTGTGCTGTGCCACATGGTGCCCTTTGCCCAGGCCTTGAGTGTGCATGTATCCATCCTGACCATGACTGTCATAGCTCTGGAGCGTTACCGCTGCATCGTCTTCCACCTTGGTCGGCGTCTCACATGGCATTCCAGCTTCCTCATTATGGCATTCACCTGGACTATGTCTGCTGTCCTGGCAGCACCCCTGGCCATCTTCAGAGAGTACCGCCATGAAGAGATTCCTTCCATCAACCTCCGCATTGCTGTCTGCTCTGAGAAGTGGCCCCATGGGACCAGCAGGGATGGAGTCATCTACAGCCTCTCAATGCTGCTCCTACAGTACATTATTCCTTTAGCCATCATCAGTTACGCTTACATCTGCATCTGGGTCAAGCTGAAGAATCACATCAGCCCGTCCAGCCGCAGTGACAGCATCAACCGGCGCAAAAAGACCACCAAGATGTTGGCccttgtggtggtggtgtttgCTATTTGCTGGCTACCTTTCCACGTGTTCCAGCTGGCCAGTGATCTTGACTTGGTGCTCAGGTTTAAGGAGTACAAACTGATATACACAGTGTTCCATATTGTGGCAATGTGTTCAACTTTTACCAACCCTCTCCTGTATGGGTGGATGAATAAAAACTATAGGAACGGCTTCCTCATGGTCTTCCGTTGTGAGGATAAGCCAGATTCTTTCCACCCTGAGGGCTCATTCAGGACACGTTCCATAAGAAGGCTGACTCTGAACGGTCGCAATGGTGGACACCCACCTACTGCTGTATGA